CGAGGGCATCCTCCCCGGCGGGCTGAAGGTCCGCCGGCGTGCCGCGGCGGCGGCCCGGGCGCTGCGCAGCGAGGGCGATCCGGCGAGCCGGGCGATGGAGTGGGTGACCCTCTACGCCATGGCGGTGAACGAGGAGAACGCCGCCGGCGGCCGGGTCGTGACCGCGCCGACGAACGGCGCGGCCGGCATCATCCCGGCGGTCCTGCACTACTACCTCGACTTCGTCCCCGGCGCGGACGAGGACGGCATCGTCCGCTTCCTCCTCGCCGCGGGCGCCGTCGGCATGCTCTTCAAGGAGAACGCCTCCATCTCCGGCGCCGAGGTCGGCTGCCAGGGCGAGGTCGGCTCGGCCTGCTCGATGGCCGCGGGCGGCCTCGCCGAGGTCCTCGGCGGCAGCCCGGAGCAGGTGGAGAACGCCGCCGAGATCGGCATGGAGCACAACCTCGGCCTGACCTGCGACCCGGTCGGCGGCCTGGTCCAGATCCCGTGCATCGAGCGCAACGGCATGGCCGCGGTCAAGGCCGTGACCGCCGCTCGGATGGCCCGGCGCGGCGACGGCCGCCACCACGTCTCCCTCGACAAGGTCATCAAGACCATGAAGGAGACCGGCGCCGACATGAAGGTCAAGTACAAGGAGACCGCCCGCGGCGGACTCGCCGTCAACGTCATCGAGTGCTGAGCAGCGGACGCGGCGCAAGAGGCAGCGGAAAAGGGGGCGCAGCCGGCCAACTCCGGTCCCAACGACACCCGATGAGCGGCATTCTCGTACGGGGGCAGACCCGGCGGACTACGCGCGGGCCCTGTACGGCTTCGCCGACGGCCCTGCTACGCAAGCCTCAGCCGGACCCCGAGTCCCGCTATGACCAGCACCCCGCAGTGAGGCTGGTGCGGACGAGGCGGAAGGTGGCCGCCGGGTCCGCGGCGCGTGTGACGGTTCGCCCCACGACGACATGCGAGGCGCCCGCGACGACGGCCGCACGCGGCGTGCCGGCGCGGGCATGCTCGCCCGGAGAGCCGTCACCGGGCAGCGTGACCCCCGGCGTGACGATCAGGGCGTCGGCGCCCAGTGCGCTGCGCAAGGCCGCGACCTCCCGAGGCGAGGCGACCACACCATGACAGCCGGCCTTGCCCGCCAGACGGGCCAGCCTGACCACCTGCTCCTCGGTCGAGCCGCTGACGCCGATGTCGGCAAGGTCCCCATCGGTCATGCTGGTGACCACGGTCAGGGCGAGGATCCGCAGCCCGGGGAAGGCGCGGGCGGCATCGACGGCGGCGGTCATGATGCCCAGACCGCCCATGCCGTGCACCGTCACCATGGAGACGCCGAGAGCCCCCGCGGCCCGGACGGCACCGGCGACCGAGTTGGGGATCTCGAACAGCTTGAGGTCCAGGAAGACCTCCTTGCCCCGCGCAACAAGGAGCTTGACGAAGTCAGGGCCGGCCACGGTGAGGAGCTCCAGGCCGACCTTGTAGAGACGGCACTCGTCGCCCAGCCGGTCGACGATGTCCTCGGCGGCGGCACGGCTGTCGCAGTCCAGGGCGACGATGATCTGGTTGTTCGCATTCATGCCGCCATTGTGCGCGCCGCCACGAACCGTTGATCGTTCCCGGGATCCGCACCTCGCCGCTTGCCTCATCAGAGGAAGCTGACGCCCTGGGCCAGATTGAGTTCGCCGGAGTAGTTGATGGTGTTGGTGGCCGAGCGCATGTAGGACTTCCAGGCGTCCGAGCCGGCCTCCCGGCCGCCGCCGGTGTCCTTCTCGCCTCCGAAGGCGCCGCCGATCTCGGCTCCGGACGTGCCGATGTTGACGTTGGCGATGCCGCAGTCGGAGCCGGCGGCGGACAGGAAGATCTCCGCCTCCTGCTGGTCGCGGGTGAAGATGCTGGACGACAGGCCCTGGGGGACGTCGTTGTGCAGCGCGATCGCCTCGTCGAGGGTGTCGTAGGTGACGACGTACAGGATCGGTGCGAAGGTCTCCTCCCGTACGACGTCGCTCTGTTCGTCGACGCGGACGAGAACCGGCTCGGTGTACGCCGCCGCGGGTGCCGCCTCGGCCAGGCGCCGGTTTCCGCCGGCCAGGATCTTGCCGCCCTGGGCCTGGACGCGGGCGAGGGCGCCCCGCATGGCGTCGAGAGCCGTGGTGGAGATGAGCGGGCCGACCAGCGTGGTGTCGTCGAACGGGTTGCCGATGGGCAGCTTGGTGTAGGCCGTGGTCAGCCGCTCGATGAGGGTGTCGGCGATGTCGCGGTGGACGATGAGGCGGCGCAGGGTGGTGCAGCGCTGGCCCGCGGTGCCGGCCGCGGCGAAGACGATGGCCGGGACGGCGAGGTCCAGGTCGGCGGAAGGCGTCACGATCGCGGCGTTGTTGCCGCCGAGTTCCAGCAGGCTGCGGCCGAAGCGCGCGGCGACGCGGGGGCCGACCTCGCGGCCCATGCGGGTGGAGCCGGTGGCACTGACGAGGGCGACGCGGGGGTCGTCGACGAGCGTCTCGCCGACCGCGCGGCCACCGAGGAGCAGGCGGTGCACGTCTCGGGGGGCGCCGACCTCGTCGGCGGCGCGGGTGAGCAGGTGGTGGCAGGCCAGGGAGATCAGCGGGGTGAGTTCCGAGGGCTTCCAGATCACGGTGTCGCCGCAGACGAGGGCGACGGCGGTGTTCCAGGACCATACGGCGGCGGGGAAGTTGAAGGCGGAGATGACGCCGACCGCGCCGAGGGGGTGCCAGGTCTCGGCCAGGCGGTGGCCGGGGCGTTCGGAGGCGATCGTACGGCCGTAGAGCTGGCGGGACAGGCCTACGGCGAAGTCGCAGATGTCGATCATCTCCTGGATCTCGCCGAGCGCCTCGGAGCGGATCTTGCCCGCCTCGATGGTGACGAGGTCGGCCAGGTCGCCCTTGTGCTCGCGCAGCAACTCGCCGAGGCGGCGTACGAGTTCACCGCGGCGTGGCGCGGGCGTGGTGCGCCAGGTCAGGAAGGCCGTACGGGAGGCTGCGAGGGCCTGTTCGGTGTCGGCGTCCGTGGCGGACCTGAGGCCGAAGAGGTGCTCGCCGGTGAGGGGTGTGCGGGCGTGGAGGCCGTCGCCCTCGACCACGTCGACGCCGATGTTCCTCAAGGCGTCACGGGCGTGGGCCCGCAGGTCGTCCGTGGTGGGCAGTGCGGTGCTGGTCATGGTGATCCTCGGGGGTGTGAGAGTCAGCCGAGAGTGCCGGTGAGGCCGAGTGCGCGGGCGATCCCGGCGACGGAGGTGTTCTGCTGCCGCTCGTAAAGGGCGAAGGGGTCCAGGACCTCGCGGTCGATGGCGCCGGAGAGCCAGGCGGTGTCGTAAGCGGTGCCCTGCTGCTCGTTGTCGCGGGTACCCTCGCCGCTGAGGTTGGACTGGAAGATGCCCGCGGCGGAGCGGGGCAGGAAGTCCTCGTAGACGAGGGGTTCGGCCACCACCCAGTTCTGCCGCACCAGTTCGACGATGTCGGCGGGCGGCCGGCCGCCGTCGCGGGGCCGGTCGGGGCTGAGCCGGTAGGTGAAGTAGGCCAGTCCCTCGGCGGCGAGCTCCTGTTCGCTGCCGGGCATGTGCCGCTCCCACACGGCACGCGCGATGTCACCGCGGGCTTCCGAGGGGTTCTGGGCCGCCTGCTCGTCGACGCGGCCGAGAAGGCCGTCGTACAGGGCGCGTCCCCGGCGGGTGAGAGCGATGCCGCGGGCCTCGACCTCACCGAAGCGCACCCGCAGGGCACCGCTGACGACACCGCCGTCCGGGGTGCGCATCGCGCGAGGTTCGGCCAGAGCCCGGAAGGAGGTCTGCCGCAGCAGGACGTCGGGGCCCTTCCAGGCCGGCGGCCCCTGGATGGTGTCGATCATCTCGATGCCGCGCCGGGTCATGCGCCGGTACAGCTCGTCGATGTCCAGGACACGCGGAGTGAGGTGGTTGATGTGTGTGCTGCGCACACCGCCGATGTCCGCGGCGACGGCGGAGATCCGCTCCAGCGTCTCGTACCAGGCCTTGTCGACGGGCTCGGGGGACAACTCGAATGCCCGGACGGCCAGATGGAGGAGGCGTTCGGCCTGCTCCTCGGGCAGCTCCCCGTCGGCGGCGGCGCGGTCGGCCAGCGCGAGCAGCTCGGGGGGAAAGAGTTCGCGGCCCGCGAGGAAGGTCTCCAGGCGCGAGCGCAGGCCGGCGTCGAAGAAACGGGGGTCGGCCACGGTGAGCATGGAGGTGAACACCCGGAAGGGGTTGCGTGCCAGTTCCGCGCCGTCGACCGGCCGGAACGCCGTCGAGACGACGGGGACGGCGCTGGCCGCCGCCTCCCGTAGGTCGTAGAACCCGACCGGGTGCATGCCGAAGGCGGCGAAGACGCGGGCGACCTGGTGCATTTCGCGCGGCGTGCCGACACGGATGGCTCCGTGCCGCTCGGCCGTCACCCGGCCGATGGAGCCGAGGCGTTCGGCATCCGCTCCCTGCGCGCGCAGCACGTCCTCGTTGACCTCGCGCGAGACGTCCACGAGCGTGGTGTAGGCGGGAACCTCCTGCCCGTACATCCGCGACAGCCGCTCCGCGAAGGCGGCCCGCAGCTGCCACTGACTGATCGCCGACATGGTTCGGCCTTTCGATCGGGGTGCACATCGAGGGAGCCATCGCTCCTCACACCACATGGGCTTCGGGGCGGATGCGCGTGCCGCGGTGGAAACGGTCGGCGCTGAGCGGAGATATGTCGGTGAACGGCTCACGCTCCAGACACAGATCGCGTACGACCTCGCCGACCGCGGGCGCCTGGAGGAAGCCGTGGCCCGAAAACCCGGTGGCGTAAAGGAAGTTGGACAGTTCGCCGGCACGGCCGATCAGCGCGTTGTGGTCGGGGGTGACCTCGTACAGGCCCGCCCATCCGCCGCCGGTCCGCATGCCCGCCAGGGCCGGGGCGCGGTGGCGGACGACGGTGCGGAACAGCTCCAGCCATTGCGGGCTCCAGGTGGTGTCGAAGCCCTCCTCCTGCCCGGGGTCGGCCAGCCCGAACAGCAGGCCGTCGTCGCTGTTGTGGAAGTAGGCGGTGGAGGAGAAGTCGATGGTGAACGGGATGTGCGGGGCGGGCGGCGTGAGTGGCACCGTGAACGCCAGCTGCCTTTTGACCGGCCGCACCGGGAGGCTGACGCCGACCATGTCGCCGATCCTTGCCGACCAGGCCCCGGCCGTGCAGATCACGGTGGAGCACGCGATACGGCCATGGCTGGTGCGCACGGCGGCGACGCGGTTCCCTGCCGTGTCGATGCCCAGGACGGTGGTGTGGGTGGCGAGCGTGACGCCGGCCCGGGCCGCGGCCTGCGCATATCCCTGGACGACCAGTCCGGGGCGGGCGTGCCCGTCGGTGGGGGAGTACGCGGCGGCCACGAGTCCATCGGTCCTGATGTAGGGGCACAGGCGCTGGGCCTCGTCCGGACCGATCATGCGGCTCGGCACCCCGAGGCCGTTCTGGAGCTCGACTCCGGCCGCGAAGTCGCCGGCCTGCCGCTCGCTGTCGAGAAGGAAGAGGTAGCCGACGATGTCGAGCCCGATGCCGGCGCCGGGCCGTCGGGGGAATTCCTGATAGGCGCGCAGGCTGCGGCTGCCAAGCTCGATGTTGAGCGGATCGGAGAACTGGGCGCGTACGCCGCCGATCGGTTTGCCGGAGCTGCCGCAGCCGAGCTCGCCACGCTCGACGACGACGATGTCCGCCACCCCGGCCTCGGCCAGGTGGAACGCGGTGCTCGCCCCCATGACACCGCCACCGATGATCACGACATCGGCGGTGGCCGGAACGGTACGGAAGACGGAGGAGGACAAGGGCCACTCCCTTCCCGGGCCGGTCTCTGCGTCATCGTGCAGCAAGCCGACCGCTGACGTCCATCAACAGTCGGTGCATTGGAACTTTCAGGACCGCTATATGGTCGTACCGTGGACTGGACGAGTGCGCAGCTGCGCTCCCTGGTGGAACTGACCAGGCGCGGCACCATCACCGCGGTCGCGGAAGCCCTGGGATACACGCCAGGCGGGGTTTCGCAGCAGATCGCCGCACTGGAGAAGGCCACCGGCATGCAACTGCTACGGCGCGTGGGACGTCGCGTGGAACTCACCGACGCGGGCGCGACCCTGGCGCTGCACGCCGAGCGCATCCTCATGACGGAAGCCGAGGCCGTCGAAGCGCTGGAGCGCACCCGGAACGAGATATCCGGAACCCTGCGGGTCGGGCTCTTCGCCACGGCCGCCGCCGAGATCCTCCCACCGGCCCTGCGGCAGGTGCGCGAGAGGCATCCGGGTGTGACCGTGCGCAGCCGGGACATGGACGTGGACGAGGTGTACGACGCGGTCGCCGGCGGAACCGTGGACCTGGCGCTCGGCCTGGACTACCCGGACGTTCCCATCCCGCGCGACCCGTCCCTGCGGGTGACGGAGCTGTCCAGGGAACGCTTCTCGCTCGCGGTCCCGGCCGGAGCCATGCCCGGCCGGCGGAAGACATCACTCGCCGACACCAGGGAACGGGGATGGATCCTGCCCTCGGCCGGCAGTTACTACGGCCGCGCGGTGCTCACCGCCTGCCGTCGAGCCGGTTTCGAACCGCAGGTCCTGCACGAAGTGACGGACACGGCCGCCACCCTCGCCCTGGTCGAGGCCGGTGTCGGGGTCAGTGTGGTGACGGATCTGATGCTCCGGCTGCGTCCGTCCCGCATCGACGTCCTGGACCTGCACGAGGTGATCGAGCGTCACATCGTCGTGGTCTGCCGCTCCTTCGCCGAGCACCGGCCGACGGTGGCCGCCCTGGTCGACGTCCTGCGCACCTCCGCGGACCACCGCCCGACCCGGAGCCGCACCGGCGCCAGGACGTAGCCCGGGCCGGCGCCGCCAGGGTTTCGAAGTCCCAGGCCTTCGACGCCCACGAGCGCGCCCGCCGCGCCCGGGAAGATGGCCTGGCAGTACGACCACCGGATCCGCTGGGAAGCTTCCGGCGGCGGGCTTTGCGGTCGGCGGGCTGGTCCTTGACCTGCTACGAGGACGCGCCCCGTCACTCCCTGGCGCGGGCGGTTCGTGTCATCGGATGACTTCGGGCCATGGGGCCATAAGGGCATGGGAGAGGCCAACGCGAAGGCATGCACGTCGGAACGGTTGCGCGGGCGGGCATCGCTAGGCTGCTCCGCATGTCCGACCACCTCGCGCACGCTGAGCGCGACGACAGTCCCGAGGAGTCCCGGCGGGTGCGGCTGAGCCGGACGTTCGACGAAGACGCGGAGCTTTACGACGCGGCCAGGCCCGGATATCCCGAGCAGCTGTACGACGACCTCGCGGAACTCGCGGGCGTCCGCTCCGGCAGCCGCGTACTGGAGGTCGGTTGCGGGACCGGCCAGGCGACGGTGCCACTGGCCGGAGGAGGCTGCCGGATCACGGCCGTCGAGGCCGGACCGCACATGGCCGCGGTCGCCCGCCGTAACCTGGCCAGGGCCACGGCGGTGGAGGTGGTGACGGCGGAGTTCGAGAGCTGGCCGCTGCCCAAGGAGCCGTTCGACGCGGTCGTCTCGGCGACGGCGTTCCACTGGATCGACCCGGCGGTGCGCATGGCCAAGGCCGCCGACGCGTTGCGTCCCGGTGGCGCGCTCGCCGTGGTGCGCACGCAGCATGTGCGGGGCGGCACCGAGGAGTTCTTCGTCGAGGTCCAGCGCTGTTACGAGCGCTTCGACCCGGAGACCCCGCCCGGGCTGCGGCTTCCCGTGGCCGGCGCCGTCGACGGCTCGGACCACGCGGAGGAGGTGGCGCGCAGCGGCCGCTTCGGCCCCACGGTCTTCCGCCGCTACGAGCAGGACCTCACGTACACCACCTCCGGCTATCTCGACCTCCTGCGAACCTACTCCGGCCACCGAGCTCTCCCGGAAGCCGCCGGAAACGGGCTGTTGGAGTGCATCGCGGCCCTGATCGACCGGCGGTAGGGCGGCGGAGTGACCAAGCGCTGTCTCATCGAGCTGGGGGTGTCGCAACGCCCGTGACGCCTGGCCGGGGACCAGCCGCTCACTGTTCTCGGGGCTGGTGGCGGGGCACCAGCCCCGGAGCCGGCGCACGGTGGGCCGGTGTGTGTCAGGTGCGCAGCAGGCGCAGGTCGATCGCGGCGGCCATGGCCTTCATGCCCTCGTCGTCGGGGTGGAGGTGGTCGCCGCAGTCGTAGGCCGGTTTGAGGGCGGCCGGGTGGGCGGGGTCACGCATGGTCCGGTCGAAGTCGATCACGCCGTCGAAGGCGCCGCTGGTACGGATCCACTGGTTGACCTTCCGCCGGATCGTCTCGGCGGCAGGCGTGTAGTAGCCGCTGCCCTGGTCGGGCATCAGGGTCGCGCCGATGACGTCGACGTGCGCGGCATGTGCCTCGGCGATCAGGGTGCGGTAGCCGTCGATGAGATCCCGGGCGGTCAGCGGCCGGCCGTCGGGACCGGCGTTGTTGCCGATGTCGTTGATGCCTTCGAAGAGGATCACATCCTTGACACCCGCCTGGCCGAGCGCGTCGTGTCCGAAGCGCTTCAGCGCGCTGACTCCCTGCCACAGGTTCGGTGCGTCGGTGAGGACCCGGTTGCCACCGATGCCCGCGTCGACGACGCTCAGCTTCTGCGGGCCCGGCCTGGCGCCCAGCCGGCGTCCGAGGAAGTCGGGCCACCGGGAGTAGGTGCCGGTCGAGGAGTGGTAGCCGTCGGTGATGGAGTCGCCGAAGGCGACGACGGTGCCCCTCGCGGTCGCTGACACGACGTCCAGCCCCGCCAGGTAGTACCAGGAGGTCGTCCTGGTGCCGAACGCGGCGGCGCTGTCGTCACCGGTGTGGTTGCCGGAGGCGATGTAGGTGGTGTCGAACGCGTCCGAGTGCCAGGTCGACATGCCCGTCATACCCGGGACGTAGAGGCTGACGAGCAGGTTCTCCCCGGCCCTGACCGAGATCGGGACGACGTCGCTGACCGCCTCTTCGCCGGCGGTGATCGTGACGGTGCGGGCCTGTCGGAAGGTGACGTTACGCGTGGTGCCGCGCGTCGCCTCGCCGCCGCTCGCCTGTACGGCCACGTCCACGGCGCTGACTTCGAGCGCGGCGGAGCTGTACCGGTTGGACAGGGTGATGCGGGCGCCCGAACCCGCGACGCTGCTGTGCACCACCATCCGGACGGTCTGGTTGGCCAGGGACGGGCCGCCGGTCGTCATGCTGGGCGACCAGGCGCCGACCCGGGTGCCCTTGCCTTGCGGCGAGGATGTGGCGGCGCTTGCCGCGTGCGCGGTGCTCAACGGTACGACCGCCAGGGCCAGGCCGGTCAGCGCGCCGCACACGGACCGCACGACTCTGCCGTTCGGTCTGTGACCCGTTGCCGTTCTTCTCTTTTCCGGGGACATTGTCGATCCCTCCGCTCTGGGGAGTTGGTCACGCCTGCCGATCGCCCTCAGCCGAAGCTGCCCAGCGTGACGGACTCGCCGGGCTCGAGGCTGATCCTGTGTGATGTGCCGCCCGCGAAGACGGTCGTGTCACGGCCGCCGACACTCCGCAGCGTCAGCTGTGTGACCTTGCCGTTCTTCCACCTCAGGCCGGCGACGAAGCCGCCGCGGACACCGACGCCGTACACCGAGCCGGATGACGCCCAGGCGGCGGGCAGCGCGGGCAGCAGTTCGATGTGGCCCGGCCGCGAGTAGACCAGCATCTCGGTGATCGCGGAGGGGGTGCCGAAGTTGGCGTCGATCTGGAAGATGCCGCGGCCTTGCCCCATGTCCATGATGTCGAAGAGGTTCGGCGCGGTGCCGTTGCTGCCGTTCACCGATGGCTTGAGGTTGTTGACGACGAGCTGGTAGGCCTTCTCCGCGTTCTTCAGCCGTGACCAGCACAGGCTGCGCCAGGCGTTGGACCAGCCGTAGCTGTTCATGCCGCGGGCGGTCAGGAGGGCCGTCGCGCCGGCGAGGATGTCCTTCGGCGTGGAGCCGTCCGGGCGGATCCGGTCGCCGGGGAAGAGGCCGATGAGCGGGGAGAGGTGCCGGTGTGTGGTCTCGCCGAGGTCGTCGGGTGACATCCACTCCTCCAGCCAGCCGGTCTTGGGGCTGACCACGGGCAGATACAGGCGCCCGCGCAGACCGTCGATGGCCGCGCTGTAGGAGGTGTCCCTGCCGAGTATGTGTGTCGCGGTGTGGTAGTTGCCGAAGAGGTTCCACACCAGTTCCTGCGCGTAGGTGATGCCCTTGGCGTCCAGCGGCCCCTGCTCGGGCGACCAGTCGCTGTCGGCGATGAGGACCTCGCGCGAGGCTCCGGATGCGTCGGTGACGGTCGTGGTGACGAGGCGGGCCTCCCAGAACTCCACGGCGCCCTTGACGAGGGGGTAGATCTTCTCGAGGTAGGCGCGGTCCTGGGTGTACTCGTAGTGCTCGAACAGGCTCTGGCACAGCCAGGCGTTGCCGGCCGGGTGCCACCACCAGCCGCCTCCGCCGTAGGGGTTGGCGGAGATGGCCACGGTCCAGCCTGCGATCCTTCCGCTGGAGTTGCGGTATCTGTTGGCCGGTGTGTTGAACAGCCGCCGGGTGACGTCCGTCCAGCAGGGCAGCTGTGCGAGGCAGTAGTCCGCGAAGGCGTCGAAGCAGCCGGACAGGCCCGCGCGGTCGGCCATCCAGTAGTTCATCTGGACGTTGATGTCGGTGTGGTAGTCGCCCATCCAGTCCGGGGCGTTGCCGTCCAGCCATGGACCCTGCAGGCCCATGGGGAGGCTGCCACGTGACCCGGAGATCATCAGATAGCGGCCGAACTGCAGGTAGGTGGCCTCGAGTTCGGGGTCGGGGACGTTGTCCCGGTAGCGGGCCTGCACGCGGTGCCAGGTGTCCAGCCCGCGCTGTGCGGCGGATGACGTGCCGAGGTCGATGTCCAGTTGCTCGAACACCGGGCGGTAGTCGGCGACATGGGTGTGCAGCAGCGTGGTCGCGGAGTGGCCGGCCGCGTTCAGGAACTTGGTCCGTGCCAGGCGCTCCGGGTCCAGGGACGGGTCGCGGAACTTCGCCGCCGCGTCGGGCGCGTAGTTGGTGCCGCCGCTGACCACGACGGTGAGGTCCTTGCAGCCGCGGAAGGAGATCGACGTACCGTCGACGGCGACCCTGCCGGTACCGCTGTGGGCCGTGACGGCGGCGCCGTACTTCAGGCCGTTGCCGAGCAACGCGCCGAACGAGACACAGCGGCCTGTGGCGTCCGCGGTGGTGGACTCGCCGTGGGTGCCGGTGAGGGAGACGGTTCCGGTGTAGGTGCCGCCGCCCTGCTGGGAGAAGTACAGGACGATGACGTCGTCGGGGCGGCTGGCGAAGATCTGCCGCCGACAGGTGACGCCGGCCAGGTCGTACGAGGCGCCGACGATGCCCTGGCCCAGGTCGAGGGTGCGACGGTAGTCGTTGACGGAGCCCAGGTCGTGCCCGGGGATGTCCACGGTGAGCTCGGCCAGCAGGGTCAGTGAGCCGAAGTCGTCACGGCCGTAGGGGAACTGGCCGTCGCTCTGCAGGGTGTCGTTGAGACCGCCGGTCCACAGGGTGGCGTCGGTGATCGTCAGCAGTTCGCCGGCGGGGTCGTTGC
Above is a genomic segment from Streptomyces fodineus containing:
- a CDS encoding aldehyde dehydrogenase family protein; the protein is MTSTALPTTDDLRAHARDALRNIGVDVVEGDGLHARTPLTGEHLFGLRSATDADTEQALAASRTAFLTWRTTPAPRRGELVRRLGELLREHKGDLADLVTIEAGKIRSEALGEIQEMIDICDFAVGLSRQLYGRTIASERPGHRLAETWHPLGAVGVISAFNFPAAVWSWNTAVALVCGDTVIWKPSELTPLISLACHHLLTRAADEVGAPRDVHRLLLGGRAVGETLVDDPRVALVSATGSTRMGREVGPRVAARFGRSLLELGGNNAAIVTPSADLDLAVPAIVFAAAGTAGQRCTTLRRLIVHRDIADTLIERLTTAYTKLPIGNPFDDTTLVGPLISTTALDAMRGALARVQAQGGKILAGGNRRLAEAAPAAAYTEPVLVRVDEQSDVVREETFAPILYVVTYDTLDEAIALHNDVPQGLSSSIFTRDQQEAEIFLSAAGSDCGIANVNIGTSGAEIGGAFGGEKDTGGGREAGSDAWKSYMRSATNTINYSGELNLAQGVSFL
- a CDS encoding NAD(P)/FAD-dependent oxidoreductase produces the protein MSSSVFRTVPATADVVIIGGGVMGASTAFHLAEAGVADIVVVERGELGCGSSGKPIGGVRAQFSDPLNIELGSRSLRAYQEFPRRPGAGIGLDIVGYLFLLDSERQAGDFAAGVELQNGLGVPSRMIGPDEAQRLCPYIRTDGLVAAAYSPTDGHARPGLVVQGYAQAAARAGVTLATHTTVLGIDTAGNRVAAVRTSHGRIACSTVICTAGAWSARIGDMVGVSLPVRPVKRQLAFTVPLTPPAPHIPFTIDFSSTAYFHNSDDGLLFGLADPGQEEGFDTTWSPQWLELFRTVVRHRAPALAGMRTGGGWAGLYEVTPDHNALIGRAGELSNFLYATGFSGHGFLQAPAVGEVVRDLCLEREPFTDISPLSADRFHRGTRIRPEAHVV
- a CDS encoding VOC family protein → MSAISQWQLRAAFAERLSRMYGQEVPAYTTLVDVSREVNEDVLRAQGADAERLGSIGRVTAERHGAIRVGTPREMHQVARVFAAFGMHPVGFYDLREAAASAVPVVSTAFRPVDGAELARNPFRVFTSMLTVADPRFFDAGLRSRLETFLAGRELFPPELLALADRAAADGELPEEQAERLLHLAVRAFELSPEPVDKAWYETLERISAVAADIGGVRSTHINHLTPRVLDIDELYRRMTRRGIEMIDTIQGPPAWKGPDVLLRQTSFRALAEPRAMRTPDGGVVSGALRVRFGEVEARGIALTRRGRALYDGLLGRVDEQAAQNPSEARGDIARAVWERHMPGSEQELAAEGLAYFTYRLSPDRPRDGGRPPADIVELVRQNWVVAEPLVYEDFLPRSAAGIFQSNLSGEGTRDNEQQGTAYDTAWLSGAIDREVLDPFALYERQQNTSVAGIARALGLTGTLG
- a CDS encoding LysR family transcriptional regulator is translated as MDWTSAQLRSLVELTRRGTITAVAEALGYTPGGVSQQIAALEKATGMQLLRRVGRRVELTDAGATLALHAERILMTEAEAVEALERTRNEISGTLRVGLFATAAAEILPPALRQVRERHPGVTVRSRDMDVDEVYDAVAGGTVDLALGLDYPDVPIPRDPSLRVTELSRERFSLAVPAGAMPGRRKTSLADTRERGWILPSAGSYYGRAVLTACRRAGFEPQVLHEVTDTAATLALVEAGVGVSVVTDLMLRLRPSRIDVLDLHEVIERHIVVVCRSFAEHRPTVAALVDVLRTSADHRPTRSRTGART
- the pyrF gene encoding orotidine-5'-phosphate decarboxylase yields the protein MNANNQIIVALDCDSRAAAEDIVDRLGDECRLYKVGLELLTVAGPDFVKLLVARGKEVFLDLKLFEIPNSVAGAVRAAGALGVSMVTVHGMGGLGIMTAAVDAARAFPGLRILALTVVTSMTDGDLADIGVSGSTEEQVVRLARLAGKAGCHGVVASPREVAALRSALGADALIVTPGVTLPGDGSPGEHARAGTPRAAVVAGASHVVVGRTVTRAADPAATFRLVRTSLTAGCWS
- a CDS encoding class I SAM-dependent methyltransferase, translating into MSDHLAHAERDDSPEESRRVRLSRTFDEDAELYDAARPGYPEQLYDDLAELAGVRSGSRVLEVGCGTGQATVPLAGGGCRITAVEAGPHMAAVARRNLARATAVEVVTAEFESWPLPKEPFDAVVSATAFHWIDPAVRMAKAADALRPGGALAVVRTQHVRGGTEEFFVEVQRCYERFDPETPPGLRLPVAGAVDGSDHAEEVARSGRFGPTVFRRYEQDLTYTTSGYLDLLRTYSGHRALPEAAGNGLLECIAALIDRR
- a CDS encoding SGNH/GDSL hydrolase family protein; the protein is MRSVCGALTGLALAVVPLSTAHAASAATSSPQGKGTRVGAWSPSMTTGGPSLANQTVRMVVHSSVAGSGARITLSNRYSSAALEVSAVDVAVQASGGEATRGTTRNVTFRQARTVTITAGEEAVSDVVPISVRAGENLLVSLYVPGMTGMSTWHSDAFDTTYIASGNHTGDDSAAAFGTRTTSWYYLAGLDVVSATARGTVVAFGDSITDGYHSSTGTYSRWPDFLGRRLGARPGPQKLSVVDAGIGGNRVLTDAPNLWQGVSALKRFGHDALGQAGVKDVILFEGINDIGNNAGPDGRPLTARDLIDGYRTLIAEAHAAHVDVIGATLMPDQGSGYYTPAAETIRRKVNQWIRTSGAFDGVIDFDRTMRDPAHPAALKPAYDCGDHLHPDDEGMKAMAAAIDLRLLRT
- a CDS encoding glycosyl hydrolase family 95 catalytic domain-containing protein, which translates into the protein MDTQHTESRATPHPSRRGFLALATTAGATVALGGLPAFTASAAPARPASSPLLSATAAAKNRLWWQAPASADSMIQQGLPVGNGRLGALAGNDPAGELLTITDATLWTGGLNDTLQSDGQFPYGRDDFGSLTLLAELTVDIPGHDLGSVNDYRRTLDLGQGIVGASYDLAGVTCRRQIFASRPDDVIVLYFSQQGGGTYTGTVSLTGTHGESTTADATGRCVSFGALLGNGLKYGAAVTAHSGTGRVAVDGTSISFRGCKDLTVVVSGGTNYAPDAAAKFRDPSLDPERLARTKFLNAAGHSATTLLHTHVADYRPVFEQLDIDLGTSSAAQRGLDTWHRVQARYRDNVPDPELEATYLQFGRYLMISGSRGSLPMGLQGPWLDGNAPDWMGDYHTDINVQMNYWMADRAGLSGCFDAFADYCLAQLPCWTDVTRRLFNTPANRYRNSSGRIAGWTVAISANPYGGGGWWWHPAGNAWLCQSLFEHYEYTQDRAYLEKIYPLVKGAVEFWEARLVTTTVTDASGASREVLIADSDWSPEQGPLDAKGITYAQELVWNLFGNYHTATHILGRDTSYSAAIDGLRGRLYLPVVSPKTGWLEEWMSPDDLGETTHRHLSPLIGLFPGDRIRPDGSTPKDILAGATALLTARGMNSYGWSNAWRSLCWSRLKNAEKAYQLVVNNLKPSVNGSNGTAPNLFDIMDMGQGRGIFQIDANFGTPSAITEMLVYSRPGHIELLPALPAAWASSGSVYGVGVRGGFVAGLRWKNGKVTQLTLRSVGGRDTTVFAGGTSHRISLEPGESVTLGSFG